actgaaagatcgagcattatgccaacgagattattgcttatactgagaaagtattgaaacggtttggcatggataaagcccatccacttagcactccaatggtcgttcggtcgcttgacactaagaaagacccatatcgtccaaaaggggatgatgaaatggtccttggtcaagaagtaccatatcttagtgcaataggtgctttattgtacctagcacaatgtaccagaCCAGACATATCATTCTCAGTCAATCTGTTAGCAAGGTACAGTTCTGCTCCAACATGGCGACACtggaccggcatcaaacatgttctatgataccttcgtgggacaacagacatggggttattctattccagtgaatcgaccaacgcccagattattattggttatgctgatgcaggatatctctctgatccacatcaaggacgatcacagactggatatgtatttacatgtggaggaactgcgATCTCATGGCggtcaacaaaacaaacattagtggccacatcttccaatcactcagaaatacttgccctccatgaagccagtcgtgaatgcgtttggttaagATCGGTAATTCATCACAtccgaagcacatgtgccctaccctcaacaacagacactccaacaatTATGAATGAGGATAatgcagcttgtattgctcagatcacaGGAGGATATATCAAAGGTGACAGGACCAaacacatatcaccaaagtttttctatacacatgagctcgagaagagtcaagaaatcaaagtcagacaaatccgctcaagtgataacctggcagatctcttcactaaatcattgccgaaatatacattccaaaagttagtgcatggcatcggattacgacaactctgcaagcaatcaagttggagcatgcaaaaacagggggagcattcaagagtcctctaacataggacatatgcacgttgtactctttttccttcgcatagattttcccactgggttttttcaagcaaggTTTGAATGaagcaaccaatctagggacatgtggtctccaagggggagtgttgtaaaagtATTGGTGTGCAGCCCActactattcattactgttcattactattcattactgttcatttggcggctttgatagggtttgtctgtcacgggtgaatagtgatcTACTATTCATTACTACTCACACAACAACAACTGACCCCGAAACTCACTCGTACCCTCACCACGTTTCCTACTCTCCACTCATAAATTACACATACATCCGCTAAAAAACTCACAATGGCCAAGGTCGGTGAGACGCAATTCATCCGCCTCTGATTCTCTATCTTTTTGACCTCGACAAACTTTTGACCCTGTCAGGGTGTACGAGTTTGTCAAAGACCGAAGGTGAGGTTATAGATTCCACCAATCGTTTATTTGACGGCGTCGTTTCTACGGTGATGAattagtttttaattatttgacaTGGGTAACGTGGACAGGGTGCGATTCGGTAAGGGCGGATACGACGACGGACTTGCTGTCAAAGATAGAGTTCAATCTGCAGAAATTTACTGAGAGTATGGAGAAGCTCGTGAAGGCTGTGCAAATTGTGccaccaaagaagaaaaatggaggcaACGACAGGAATGATGGCAATGATGGCAATGACGGCAATGACGGCAGTGACGGCAAtggcggtggcggtggagatgagaagaaaaaggaggaagaggagggcAATGGTGGTGGCAAAATGAAGTATCCAGCGGGTCAGTCCGGGTCTGGACAATTTTCATATGGAAGGCCTACCCGTCATAAATATGGTTATCAAAATGGGGCACTCAAAACGGAGGAAAAAATGTTGTTGCTGTGCTGTGAGGTCCTTGGCTTACTAGTaatcactactacattttacactttgcgctgcaaaatacattgtagtcgcacaaattttaacgcgacaaaaacttcgtcgcgcagaatccgtcgcgcaaagatcgtgaagaaagactttgcgcgacgaaaaaatattggtcgcgcaaagtaactttgcgcgacgaaaaaatattggtcacgcaaaactttgcgcgacgaaacacattggtcgcgcaaaggattgcgcgacgaaaaatattcgtcgcgcaaagttttgtgcgacgaaatacattggtcgcgcaaagtctcaaaaaaatttataaaacataaaaaattcccgcgttccatttttggtaaccgcccacatttttagagttttgcgcgacgaatactaacgtcgcgcaaatatttgcgcgacgaaatattttttgtgttttaaatttttttaattaaaataaactaatttaatagtttgcgctacaaaatattttgtcgtgcaaggtttttgactttttgttttattatttctttaatattaatttattcaaaattttactttttaaatgtatgatttttttaaatcactttaatttcaattgatattaatttaattatattaatttattcaaatttttactttttaaatttaatttaattgtaagatttttcttaattactttaatttaaattgacatattcaaaataaaattacatatgaaaaatagtgatcaaattattcaataaatatttatatatatataatattcaaaatgtacacatgaattaacaaagtacaataataaaatcctaatacaagcatattgtggtggtagtggcggataatatgttttgatagcttcctaatcctcaactttagccatcaaagtcttgatgattacctacaaaaaaacaaatatggtcaaataaaaacaacaacaaaaaaaaagaatgcataatctcccctaaaattgttataccacaaatccaacccaaactccaatctctcccctttactcaaccccaaaccccacacaaactcaaaactaactccaaaaacacatattaatgaaaaaaatttaaaatttggaaagaatataccttttggcaagattgagagtgagtgagaatgaaagggagaagtgagtgtgagagaattagataagatagtgatagagagatgagagattaagtgagaggagtgagtgtgagagaaagggtgggatttggggagagggaaagagagaggagaggtaagagtagagaaagaaattgagaaaatggtggaggagttatttcggtttttaaaatcgtatcactttgctcgacgaaacatattggtctcgcaaagttttgctcgacgaatataggaatattggtcgcgcaaagtctaaaaaaaattattttttttcaaaaaaattcccgcatcccatttttggtacccgccaaaatttttaaatttttgtgcgacgaaaaatacatattggtcgcgcaaagtctaaaacaattatataaaaaaaattcccgcgttccagttttggtacccgcccaaatttttgcgcgacgaaaaatatatattggtcgcgcaaagttttgcacgacgaaacatattggtctcgcaaagttttgcgcgacgaatacaggATTATTGGTGGctcaaagtctaaaaaaattcccgcatcccatttttggtacccgccaaaatttttaaatttttgcccgaggaaaaatacatattggtcgcgcaaagtctaaaataattatatataaaaattcccgtgtcccatttttggtacacgcccaaatttttgcgtgacaaaaaatattggtcgcgcaaagtctaaagtttttttttttaattttaaaaacccgcgtcccatttttggtactcgcccaaattttttgagttttgcacgacgaactgttggtcgcgcaaacttttgagagacgaaaaaatggtagcacaatatttataaaaataattgttatgaataataaaaaataaatatattttattttatgatttaaaatataattaaggtgaaagctacttaataaatgtatatactattcaatttattaagtgttatatgtacaaaataaataaatttaaagctacttaataaataaatatacatacacacacacacttcaacgatctaaccataagacttgttcgtatatacttcaagatcgtataccccaaaaatcgcaaaaaacaaacattcagagatctagtaacgggacaaaacttttcgatagttataaatgaaaaatcacgatttaacggttattttaactccgattttgatgatttttttacagctacactccttgtgtaaatatcttttagtaaaaagacaattttaccatcgcattatttaataggaaaaaagttgactttttgatcgggaaagaatttggtaattccGATTatgccgttgcgtagagcacggcgaaacgagtccgtagacacagagtagacccgaatcggagttgtaacgaatgagttatggtcaaaagagtctcagtggcagaaccgtaaatatttcgaagttcagttttataaacccagcttccttctctctcgaaccatctcgaccagccaacttcagacagcgatttctcccaactcaggcCACCGTTTCAGGTAATACCggtcccaaacgaaccacctcacttTCCTCTATCAGCCCTGCCCCTCCTCAGCCTCCATCCGCTACTGTAGTAGCCGAAAACTGCCACGAAACAGGGTGGTTCCAacagtttttctgaaaatttttgggagctcgttCTCTCACTTCCgaccaccaaatcaatcgagtaaggtatagtttctcagctatttttcgtgttctagctgatgggtatatgggttttgatcgattttagctctaaggggttcgattttcgacttgaaatctggccagaacttcggccgctcgaaactacNNNNNNNNNNNNNNNNNNNNNNNNNNNNNNNNNNNNNNNNNNNNNNNNNNNNNNNNNNNNNNNNNNNNNNNNNNNNNNNNNNNNNNNNNNNNNNNNNNNNaggaaaaaaaaaaaaaaactattgaaGTCCAGTACTTTAGAAAAACACTATGctcaatttttatgtttaaaaatGATACTGCACTAAGAACCAATTAAAACGTGACAAGTGGCTAATTGAGGGTTTTTTAGTTAGAACAAATTGGGCTAATTGGGGTGAATATTGGGTTGAAATCGAAATTGTGAGGTATAAGGAAAATCAAAAGGccaaacaaaattcaaataaaatcaacaaCTTACCAATATATTGGGCTATATTCGTGCAGCTATACTAGATTTTAGCATGGAAATTTCggagaaatttaaaaaatagtatagccgtgcgactatacttatttttctgaaattttttttaaaatagtatagctgtaCGACTTTACCTTTTGACGTAGCGCATCGGCACAGGCGggtctttatatatatatagccgcctggctatactagattttttgaatttgttaatgaaatagtatagccgcttggCTTTACtgctttgacacgtggcacctaggCGATGGACGcatccttttttattattatatataaatagtatagctagCATAGACCTGCGCCGACAATCTTTCgtttaatttctatttattaagttttttgtgaaatcgtttaggtgtcttaattaaattttctcatagcCCAAGATATATAATTTATGTCTGCACAAGTTTTCAGTTTATGAGATGTAGGTGTGCAATATTTCTGGTACCACTCAGACTCAGGGAAAGCCAAAGATGGAGCTCCTGAAAATATAGACAGCATTTCAAATGCCATGACAATcttatttggatttttttttttctttaaaatttctgTAACCGTGTTCACAAGAGTTGGGTAAAATTTCTATGAGGGTTTTGAAGCGAATTTGGGGggataaattaaatttttttttaaaattgttcgCTTTGTCTATCTACCTAATACCCCTATACATGTGTTTGTGTGTTCCATAGATTGTTCTCATCACACTTTGGAGACAATGGAGCTTGGGAGTCATTGGAAGatccataaattttttagcgGAGGTGTAATTTTGAAATGCTAAAAATTCTTTGTGAattgaacatctaaggctTTTTACCTAGATTAACTTTAGGTaccttcatgcattcatgtcatgcatgaaaaattgttttatgtaaaaatattgactaagtatgaaaaatgatttttcgaaataatcattttctcaagataatttttggcggcttttattccttacacatcaaataagaaaacttgattttcttctttgcacGATACGTGGCGTCTATACCATTAGTCCATTTACACATCAAGTTATATTTCCCCTTTGCACgacaaattattattttcttcgcTATTGCCCAAGTCCTTTTGCcacacttgtttttttatggaGATTTGGGGACCCTTCATGGTGCCGATCTATGAGTTACTACAAAATTTATGATATGATTTAATATTGTCAGCTTGgctaaattattaaaatgcAACTCCCCATACAGAACTCTCTTGTTTGGGGACTTGAGGGACTTATGTTTGTGAGGTAAAATACATCTAGGCCGTGCTCGGCTAAAGCACGATGACATAATTGAGTTGAGAACCCTTGGCATAACCCTGAAACTACATCTCTGTATAAAGAACAATTAATGCATTAAAATCAACAACTcattcactaaaaaaaacattagaaGGCTGGAGGAGGGGAGGGGAGAGATGCAAAGGGTTCTCCTACTCAACTATATCTTCATAATTGAAGAACAATTAAAATCTCAGGATTTCATTACAGAACCCCAAAACACTTACATATAGTGAATACAAACAAGCTTCCTAGAAGTGATGACAACATTACGGAAGTATATACAATTATTTcatttctaaataaaaaataaaatatatatttcatttacCATCAAGAATTTATATCCACCGTTTCACTTTCTTGTCAAATATTCCTCCTCCGTATGTAGAAATGAAAATCTCACGAAGAAGGGCAAATTGCATCCCAATAAATAAGGCAACTGGAATGCTGGCGAGGAAAATGATTGGGATAACAATCTGCAATCTTTCATGAAGCATAAGGATAAGGGCAGAACAAAAGGCAACCATCATGGTAGCGATGGAGATCAAGAGTGTTGAAAGGCCTATTATCATCTTTGTGGGTAAGGATTTGAGGAAATCATCTTCCGCATAACGTGATGTAAGAATTCCCAAAAACATTAGCACTGATGTTatggaagaaaagagagatatagCATCTGAAACTATGAAAACCATAAACATCTTTTTATGTAAGAATATGGGAAAGCCTGTTCCTCCATTGTTTCCACCAGGCACTGTGAAGGCTGCAGCAAACATGATGGTAATAGTGAGAGCACCTACAACTGTACAAGAAGTTGCGGCATCTTTCATCCacttttctccttcttccttcaatttcttgtGGTTCTGGGTAAATAGTTCATGGGGTCTCTTACCCTCTTTATTGAAAGCTCTCACTCCCGAGGGTAAAACTACAGTACTCTTAACCTCCTGCATTTCATTAAACAAAACCTAAAGTTCGTTGTGGCTACCAGGTAATTAATTTTAGAATCACTGCTATTATGGAATGCAACATAATACAAGAAAGAAATACAAGAAGCATTGCTGACCACAATGTAATAAAAATTGTTTGATGCCAAACTGCTTATGTTACCAAACTGAAATGAATCCTAAAATATTTGAAACCTTAAATAGGTCCTTCCTTGTTCACTACTTTCCGAAATTGATAGAAGGGAGGTGGCTTTGCAATGAGTAGTGTTTGGATTATGGGGAACTTGGAACTGCAAAATTTtaattctcttttcttttaagatTTGATGGCGAATCCTTGATTTGTAGCTTTCTCTTTCGCCAATACTCTGAGTTAAAGAGGCTAAAGGTTCTACCCTACCTTTGGTGAATCCATAGCCTGTGGTGTGTAGCGCAGTGGAGGTTGTGGAAACCGACGGTTTGATAAAAATCGATTTTGGTGGTGCATGGTTTGCAAGTTCTTCTTGTGGTGGGTATGGTTGCATAGTGCGGCAGAGTGTGGACTCGTTTAAGGCTTGTGGgtttggttgttttgtttgtagcTCAAGCGTGGGGGCTAAGGCAGAAGCTACCTGAGATGGACTACAGTTTTATGCGCAGGAGCTGCTTATTAAAACTGATTCAAAGGTCATGGTTGCAAAATTGTTGAACGAGGAAAATTTATCTCCTCAAATATAACAACCATCTGATCTGGGCATTTCTATTTCTAGAAGCaatacagttttttttt
The Prunus dulcis chromosome 2, ALMONDv2, whole genome shotgun sequence DNA segment above includes these coding regions:
- the LOC117617455 gene encoding heavy metal-associated isoprenylated plant protein 3-like, whose translation is MEKLVKAVQIVPPKKKNGGNDRNDGNDGNDGNDGSDGNGGGGGDEKKKEEEEGNGGGKMKYPAGQSGSGQFSYGRPTRHKYGYQNGALKTEEKMLLLCCEVCNISGTTQTQGKPKMELLKI